A single Mytilus trossulus isolate FHL-02 chromosome 12, PNRI_Mtr1.1.1.hap1, whole genome shotgun sequence DNA region contains:
- the LOC134693021 gene encoding neuronal acetylcholine receptor subunit alpha-3-like, which yields MSAIFVIVMVILVLDRTNGQDISNVKQLYTDVFANHQKDVLPKVDQNTPLQISVTMYLMTITKFDEVDETIVILGAMGCSWNDAGISWDPTSYGNKIYTLLPSEKIWTPPITLINAVDVLGPVQGDTKTNAYIFYDGNVTWPVGGVMSAKCTTDISKFPYDSQTCKFQFLSWGIDEYELTLNLSSDPLGLQYFTPNSNWNLSSYDIRIFSWNGYSTLEFSITIKRASLYYSVMVVCPTILFGLLNPLVFLLPVESGERIGLAMTILLSYAIFLTLVSAAIPAASNPMCILLIIMIVTIVISGVIVVLAIYVSSLYYRDNKRKINAVWKFIGLRLTRSKTHNKITTETVSCEKPGIKCSPDVNVTWQDVSHGLDVLLLIVSYILICVLIGVYFIIVR from the coding sequence atGTCAGCCATATTTGTGATAGTTATGGTCATTTTGGTGCTGGATAGAACAAACGGacaagatatttcaaatgtgaAACAGTTATATACTGATGTTTTTGCAAATCACCAAAAGGATGTCCTACCAAAAGTTGATCAAAACACGCCATTACAGATTTCAGTGACAATGTATCTGATGACTATAACAAAGTTTGACGAAGTAGATGAAACAATAGTTATTTTAGGTGCTATGGGGTGTTCCTGGAACGATGCTGGAATATCCTGGGATCCAACGTCttatggaaataaaatatatactcTTTTACCGAGTGAAAAAATATGGACGCCACCAATAACTCTTATTAACGCTGTTGACGTTTTAGGTCCTGTTCAAGGAGACACCAAAACTAATGCGTATATCTTTTACGACGGAAACGTTACCTGGCCAGTTGGAGGTGTCATGTCAGCAAAGTGTACAACTGATATATCAAAATTTCCATACGATTCTCAGACTTGTAAATTTCAGTTTCTTTCGTGGGGTATAGATGAATATGAATTAACACTTAATTTGAGTTCTGATCCTTTAGGTTTACAATACTTTACACCAAATTCTAATTGGAATTTGTCTTCGTACGATATACGAATATTTTCCTGGAATGGATATTCAACATTAGAATTTTCGATAACCATCAAACGTGCATCCTTGTACTATAGCGTTATGGTTGTGTGTCCAACTATTTTGTTTGGTTTGCTAAACCcgcttgtgtttcttctccctGTCGAATCTGGTGAACGGATTGGACTAGCAATGACCATACTTCTTTCGTATGCTATTTTTCTTACTTTAGTTTCTGCAGCTATTCCCGCAGCGTCGAATCCAATGTgtattttattgattataatgATAGTAACTATTGTTATAAGCGGTGTCATAGTTGTACTGGCGATTTATGTTTCATCCTTGTACTATCGAGATAATAAGAGGAAAATAAACGCTGTCTGGAAGTTCATTGGATTACGCCTTACTAGGAGCAAGACACACAATAAAATCACAACTGAAACAGTTTCCTGTGAAAAGCCGGGAATAAAGTGTTCCCCCGATGTAAATGTTACATGGCAGGATGTAAGTCATGGACTAGATGTTTTGCTCTTGATTGTGTCTTATATTCTTATATGTGTTTTAATTGGAGtgtattttataattgtacGGTAA